Genomic segment of Paenalkalicoccus suaedae:
GAAACGCGGAACTTGAATCACCTCGTCCTCTGTCGTAAAGCGGTCGCCGTCCACAACCGTGCTCGCGTTAACCGTAAGACGGTTCTCACTTTGCGACCGCCACGCACGCTCGGGTAGCGTAAACAATAGAGGTTCTCCTGCCGTGAGCATACGCTCCACCGTAAACCCGTTGCTGAGCGCAAGCGTCACCTGCGCGTCTTGATCGCCTTCGACGCGGAAGGTTGGCGTTGTTGTTAACCTGTCGACAGCAATTGTTCCGTCAGTTAGTCCGGGCTCTTCCACAAACAGCGTGATCGGCTCGTCCTGTTCGCTTGAGAGGACGATCGCTTCCTCGAAAACGATAGTGCCGACGCTGTTGGTGAGCCTGATGGTGAAGGATTCCCACTTTGGTAGCGTGAGCGTTGCCTGTTCCATGTCCGAGGCTCCGCGCGTGAAGCGGACTCCGCCCGTTTCCGTTTCTCTGCCGTTCGTCGCAGCGAACGTCAGCTCATTTATATCCGTTCCCGTTTGAGAAAACAGGATGCGGACGCTGTCCTCTTCTTCTATGACGTCATCGATCGCTATTTGAAGGGTGTGTACTGATTCGACACCGCGTTGTAAGAGCGTGACAAACTCTGCGCGGCTTACGTCTTCATTTGGCGCGAACGTTGCGTTAGCGCGGCCGTTCGTCAACCCGGTGTGAAAGAGTGTGACGATGTTTCTCGCCAAAGCATGTGAACCTATATCTGTGAAAGGTGTCGGTGCATCGACGTGCTCGAGTTTGAAGGCGCGTGTTAGGATGGTGGCCATTTCAGCTCGGGTGAGTGTGCTTGTGCCTCGAAAATTACCGTCGGGATACCCTGTTAGAACGCCTGCGCGTTGCATGCGTGTGATTTCGGTAAAATAGGGATGCGTGTTTGGTATGTCGGTAAAGGGCTGTGTCTCAGCCGGTAGTGGTAGCCCGGGATCGAGCAAACGATGTAGGATGGCGGCTGCTTGCTCGCGTGTAAGACTTGCGCGTGGCAGGAAGCGGCCTGTTTCGGCACCTCTGATCCAGCCTTGTTCGGTGGCGTAGAGGAGCGGTCCATAGTAGTAGTCGCGTGCGCTGACGTCTGAGTACGGTTTTGGTATATGGCTGATGGGGTTAACTTGTTGGGCAGGTTTGTAGATTGTTGTGCTCTGGATGGTTTGCGTGCTCTGGCCCTGCGCTGCGTATTGCTGCGGATCGAGGCTCGCATGCGCGCTTGGCACAAGTGGGGATACGATGTACATACTAAACAGGCTTACAGCAATAATAACAAGTTTGATGATCATGACCTTGTCACTTCCTTCTCTCTGAGATACGTGGTATTTGCTACTTCCTACGCGATTGTGCAACAGAGACATCGAGGCTGCTTTCATATACATTTTTTATGAAAAAACTATAACACAGAATTTTATGATTTTTTGAATTTTTTGTGATAAAGTGTGTGTTTTTGACAATTTACCAAGATACTTGTATCTTTGTGCACGGTGAGTTTTGTCGAAGTTAGTAGAAATATGGAAGAGAAAGGGTGGGGATGATTCAACTGCGCAGATTTTCTCTTTCACTGCGCGAGTTTGTGCTTCAACCGCGCGAATCTTCGGCGTGATTGCGTAAGTTCAATCTAATCGCGTATATCGAAGGCCTAACTGCGCAGGTTTCCACTTCCATTGCGTGAGTTGGACCTTCAACCGCGTGAATCTCCGCCTTGATTGCGTAAACCTAATTTAATCGCGCATATCGAAGGCCTAACTGCGCAGATTTCCACCTCCATCGCGCGAGTTTGACCTTCAACCGCGCGAATCTCCGCCTTGATTGCGTAAACCTAATTTAATCGCGCAAGTTGAAGACCCGACTGCGCAGATTTCTACCTCCATTGCGTGAGTTTGACCTTCAACCGCGCGAATCTCCGGCTTGATTGCGTAAACCAAAATTAATCGCGTATATCGAAGGCCTAACTGCGCAGGTTTCCACTTCCATTGCGCGAGTTTGACCTTCAACCGCGCGAATCTTCGGCTTGATTGCGTACGCTCAATTTAATCGCGCACATCTAAGGCCTAACTGCGCGGAATTAAACCTCCATCGCGCGAGTTTGACCTTCAACCACGCGAATAACCCGATCTGCCTCGCACTTAACAGCTGGCTCTTCATTCACAAGCACTCCAACAGAAAAAAACCGCCCCATCCTATGGATGGAGCGGCCTACGTTATCTGATGATGCTTTCAATTGTTGTTCCGATGAACGATGTGTTCACTGTTTCGTCGTTTGCTAGCAGGATGACGGTGTAATTCATGCCGTCGTTGCGCTTGATGAAGGAGCGGTAGCCTGTTGTTGAGCCTTCCAGCTGGCTCACTCGTCCGTTGGCAGAGTTGTACACCTGCCAACCGTAGCCCCAGCTACCTGCGTGGCGCGTTAGCATATGGTTATATGCCCATGTTGTGAGTAACCTATTGTTCTTCATTGCTGTATCAAGCTTTAATAGATCCTCTGCTGATGCATATAAGGAGCCTGATGCTCCACGTGCTGCGAAATCACGGTTGCGTGGCGCGTAAGAACCGTTTACAAACGCGTAGCCGTTTGCGCGCTCTCTGGCAGAGAGAGTGTTGATATCAAATCCTGCTCTCGTCATGCCCGCAGGCTTCATAATCTTTTCTGTCACATACTCGCCGTAAGACATGCCTGACGCAGCCTCAATGACCTCGCCTAAAAGCTGGTACCCGATGTTGCTGTATCGCTGGTCCGTGCCTGGCTCATATAGGAGCGCGCGCACGCTTTGTGGCTCCCACGGGTAGCCTGCCGTGTGCGTTAACAGGTGCGACAGGCGAATGCGGTCCGCAAACGGTGCGTTTGGCACATAGTCTGATAGGAAGTCGGATAGCATTAACTTACCATCAGCCTGCAGTTGCATCATCGCAATGCCCGTGAAGCCCTTCGTGATCGACGCAATCGCAAATGGCGTATCAGCCGTATTGCGGATGCCTGCGCCAACATTTGCCATTCCATAACCGTTGGACACGATCTTTTGTCCTTGCTTCTGGACTGCTAACGAGCCACTAAATTTATTTTGACGCGCCAAATTTGTCAAAAACGCGTCTACCAATTTCCCTCTCGACGCATCTGAGATCCCAGGCTCTAGGAGGAAAATATCGCCGGTCTGCTGCACCCAGTGCACACGGAATCCGAATACTTGAGAAACCTCGCGGAGGGATATCATCGAGCGCCCCTGAATGTTACGTGGGTTATTCGCGAAGTTGAC
This window contains:
- a CDS encoding serine hydrolase, with amino-acid sequence MKRKYILLTALLALLVAFQLPTQADAKGVFVNDGQATFDIDPILQNNTNFIELRGLCHAIGYQIGWDQSTRTASCNGPTGTFSFSFLDNYYVFNGNRVNFANNPRNIQGRSMISLREVSQVFGFRVHWVQQTGDIFLLEPGISDASRGKLVDAFLTNLARQNKFSGSLAVQKQGQKIVSNGYGMANVGAGIRNTADTPFAIASITKGFTGIAMMQLQADGKLMLSDFLSDYVPNAPFADRIRLSHLLTHTAGYPWEPQSVRALLYEPGTDQRYSNIGYQLLGEVIEAASGMSYGEYVTEKIMKPAGMTRAGFDINTLSARERANGYAFVNGSYAPRNRDFAARGASGSLYASAEDLLKLDTAMKNNRLLTTWAYNHMLTRHAGSWGYGWQVYNSANGRVSQLEGSTTGYRSFIKRNDGMNYTVILLANDETVNTSFIGTTIESIIR